The Anopheles gambiae chromosome 2, idAnoGambNW_F1_1, whole genome shotgun sequence genomic sequence GTGCTTCCCTGAACGTTTCAACAAAAAGCGATGATACAGCCCATTTAATTTTGCCTAACACAATTTGTCTGAAACAGACACAACGATCCATGCTTCATCAATTACGGATCTTATCGGCGTAATCTTAAGCCTGATAACGCATCACAATAAAAAATCAGCTTTCAGAAGTGTGATTTTATTTCGCTGCTTATCAATGGTTTTGGACTTCAGTGCTACTGTAAAATGGTTTGGTGACACAGCTAGAGTGTAATGGTTCGTATTGCTTGGACTGATCTTAAACCATTCGCACCTACAGTAATACTGGTGCGTAGTTGGTGCGCAAGGATGGGCAAGCTACCATACTGTTTCGCACATCAAAATCAATACATCGCGGCTTTAGCAGGTAATTGAGTGGTGAAATTCGATTCTCTTCTTGGCGAAGAAGTGTCACAGTTTTTAATTATTCGTGTTGTTGCAACATTAAAATGTGTAAATAAGGATTTCACACGCTAAAGAATTTGAACGTTCGGCGACATGTGCTAGgttaacaaattaaaaatcaattgtCTGTGGATGTATAAGATTCATATGTGTGTGAGATTGCGTAAAcgaattgtttttgttttgaagcaTAAACCAACACGTGTTTGACAGTGACGAGATAACTAACCGATCAATGAATAGTATCAATGAGTATGATAATTATCAGAAACGCTGATAAAATGATCGATGAGCTCCAGCACATATCTCCGAACAGATTGAGGCGGTTGGACGATtgatcttccttttttttctctatttcgTAATAATGCGTACCGTTTACAGCTTCCTATGGCGTACTAACGATCGGAATGGTGTTTGGCTGGTCCGCACCAGCAGGACCCCAGATACTCGAAAATGGCGAAGGAAACCTCAACCTGACTGACGATCAATTTTCGTGGACGATTGCCTTTATGCCTATCGGTGGTGCGATTGCGGCCATACCATGCGGGATGATGCTGAAATCGGAAGGACGCAAAAACACCATCCTTTTCTTCGTTCTACCACTACTTTTGGGTGTGCATTGATGGTCGTAGTAGGCCGAGTGAATCATTGTTAGTAAATGTTGAGTGCGTATTGTATGCATTGCAGGATGGGTGCTGTTGACATGGGCCCAAGCCATAGTGATGATGTATCTGGGCCGCTTGCTGCAGGGATTCGCTGCAGGCGCTTACTCGATGTCGGTGCCGATCTACATTGGAGAAATAGCAGACCAACGTATTCGGGGCACGGTGGGCAGTTTCTTCCAGCTCATGCTGAACCTGGGCATGTTGATGTCCTTCAGCATTTCCGCTGGCGTGAATGTGTTCCAGTTGAATATTATTTCCGGATTCATCGTCCTGCTGTTCGGTCCCATATTCATGCTGATGCCAGAAACTCCTTCCTGCTTGGTTGGTGTAGCACTGCAAtcgaaggaaatgaaaaaaaatgaaactaaaAACGCGCATTTTCTACATTCCTCCCCGTAGCTTAAACGGGGCCACAAAACTAAAGCAGTCGAGACGCTCAAATGGTTGCGAGGACCAAAATGTGATGCTTTTTACGAGATAGAGCAGCTCCAGCTGGAACAGGACGCACTGCTGAATCAACCCAAGAAATCGATTAAGAAATCACTATTCACCCCGGAAACGTTGAGTGCGCTGCTTGCGATGATCGGACTGGTAACGTTCCTGCAAATGTCTGGCATCAACGCGGTGCTGTTTTATGCTACAGATATTTTCATGGTAAATTACATACAAAATACTGTAGGATTCGCTTAATAACACGCCGGGGTCTTTCTTCAACAGAACGCTTCGGATTCGCTTAACCACGAGGTCGCTACCATTATCGTGGGTGCAATGCAGTTCTTCGGCACACTGCTAGCAGCATTCACCGTCGATCGAGTCGGACGCCGCTGGCTGTTAATGATTTCGGCCATCATAATGTGCGTATCGCATGTTGTTCTGGGCGTGTACTTTCACCTACTGCAAAACAGTCCAGCACAGGTGGAAAA encodes the following:
- the LOC1272932 gene encoding facilitated trehalose transporter Tret1, producing MVRIAWTDLKPFAPTVILVRSWCARMGKLPYCFAHQNQYIAALAASYGVLTIGMVFGWSAPAGPQILENGEGNLNLTDDQFSWTIAFMPIGGAIAAIPCGMMLKSEGRKNTILFFVLPLLLGWVLLTWAQAIVMMYLGRLLQGFAAGAYSMSVPIYIGEIADQRIRGTVGSFFQLMLNLGMLMSFSISAGVNVFQLNIISGFIVLLFGPIFMLMPETPSCLLKRGHKTKAVETLKWLRGPKCDAFYEIEQLQLEQDALLNQPKKSIKKSLFTPETLSALLAMIGLVTFLQMSGINAVLFYATDIFMNASDSLNHEVATIIVGAMQFFGTLLAAFTVDRVGRRWLLMISAIIMCVSHVVLGVYFHLLQNSPAQVENLEWLPVFALSLFVTMFSIGFGPVPWIMIGEVFAIDVKDLASSLATFTSYALSFMMTKTFNPLRNGLGEAGTFWLFGGFCMLGAIFVFLFVPETKGKTFDQIQKRLASSKVYFRAEK